From one Streptomyces chromofuscus genomic stretch:
- a CDS encoding AAA family ATPase — translation MSEWFVYQGSGRPDPARIDRLPEPPPWRAFDAPVVPYEVPALDSATRRRLGTGTAPLPIQDPDTLELVNAALYLRRPLLVTGEPGVGKSTLAHSVAYELGLGRVLEWPIVSRSELRDGLYTYDAIGRLQDAQLRRAAEDRAPAAGPESEDIGRYIKLGPLGTALLAADRPRVLLIDELDKSDIDLPNDLLNVLEEGRFPIPELERIADRTPVVRVLTDDGRKVEVTEGQVRCRAFPFVVMTSNREREFPAPLLRRCIPLDLKAPRDERLAALVQAHFGQDAYEANHDIVDHFTEAEADGALRPTDQLLNAIFLAQHAARDAARREEISELLMQPLDRGPR, via the coding sequence ATGAGCGAGTGGTTCGTCTACCAGGGCAGCGGGCGACCGGATCCGGCCAGGATCGACCGGCTGCCGGAGCCGCCGCCGTGGCGCGCCTTCGACGCTCCGGTCGTGCCGTACGAGGTCCCGGCCCTCGACTCCGCCACCCGCCGCCGACTCGGCACCGGCACCGCTCCGCTGCCGATCCAGGACCCCGACACCCTCGAACTCGTCAACGCGGCGCTGTACCTGAGGCGTCCGCTGCTCGTCACCGGCGAACCGGGCGTCGGCAAGTCGACGCTCGCGCACTCCGTCGCGTACGAGCTCGGACTGGGCCGGGTGCTGGAGTGGCCCATCGTCAGCCGCAGCGAACTGCGGGACGGCCTCTACACGTACGACGCCATCGGCCGGCTGCAGGACGCCCAGCTCAGGCGGGCCGCCGAAGACCGCGCCCCGGCCGCCGGACCGGAGTCCGAGGACATCGGCCGGTACATCAAGCTCGGCCCGCTCGGCACCGCCCTGCTCGCCGCCGACCGGCCCCGGGTGCTGCTCATCGACGAGCTGGACAAGAGCGACATCGACCTGCCGAACGACCTGCTCAACGTGCTGGAGGAGGGCAGGTTCCCGATCCCCGAGCTGGAGCGGATCGCCGACCGGACGCCGGTGGTGCGGGTGCTCACCGACGACGGACGCAAGGTCGAGGTGACGGAGGGGCAGGTGCGCTGCCGCGCGTTCCCCTTCGTCGTGATGACCAGCAACCGTGAGCGCGAGTTCCCCGCCCCGCTGCTGCGCCGCTGCATCCCGCTGGACCTGAAGGCGCCGCGCGACGAACGCCTCGCCGCGCTCGTCCAGGCGCATTTCGGGCAGGACGCCTACGAGGCCAACCACGACATCGTCGACCACTTCACGGAGGCCGAGGCGGACGGCGCGCTGCGCCCCACCGACCAGCTCCTCAACGCCATCTTCCTGGCCCAGCACGCCGCCCGCGACGCGGCACGGCGCGAGGAGATCTCGGAGCTGCTGATGCAGCCCCTGGACCGCGGGCCCAGGTAG
- a CDS encoding VMAP-C domain-containing protein, producing the protein MTERNERLHALAKAATVHLLPADADDKPLWGSGFFVAPGWVLTAAHVLRPHLRADHELTFRVRGEGVDAEARLAQWLLTDPGRPVVPLDEDMALVRLLGEADEHAHECVWLSDRAVRHSGPVKVYGYYPEPPHTHARAVDADVNGQEDGHGLIIKPDVDFPSGVSGGPLLDPVTGAVVGLVKSRRKQQDGGKAVAIAALRRFGETYRTVIAAHDRWHGTEPVSESGDNWIDQQTGPGADGGAGWTPADRRKALDLLAALPAPPDAPTVEILATRARSGTKWPGPTPELRTWRDGYGLLYEGAHPLDSLTFLRYLRFVEAYVRSRGRPCPELGAWIERRLRRDLRREMHAFVREVRLPDELRPVPAQRPDRVVIPYPGPGEGPTVAVLLDPVIGSQPTRFFWQIWLDAGDGTGEPELYATDDSVHGRLPGELVQALRRPLGDLLRAKDRENRPVPLEVALPAEHFDTAVHRWRFDDIAQLDDAGHLGARRRVVLRSLARRGDPDKLWADRWQAMTAQQRFVGWRTPQRGVVATGRGYRDAGFDRIPVMCRPAGRGPGRSAMKLALENGHGVALWHVEGHVTRLCAEDCDALYAKAQELLGTLGSLAELPDRLRHLRQDISERRAGHGWAEPLALLYDDPRRPLPAEETETLDAPL; encoded by the coding sequence ATGACCGAGCGCAACGAGCGCCTGCACGCCCTGGCCAAGGCCGCCACCGTGCACCTGCTCCCCGCCGACGCGGACGACAAGCCCCTGTGGGGCAGCGGCTTCTTCGTCGCCCCGGGCTGGGTGCTGACGGCGGCCCATGTGCTCCGCCCCCATCTGCGCGCGGACCACGAACTGACGTTCCGGGTGCGCGGCGAGGGTGTCGACGCCGAGGCGCGGCTGGCGCAGTGGCTGCTCACCGACCCCGGCCGGCCCGTCGTGCCACTGGACGAGGACATGGCCCTGGTCCGCCTGCTGGGCGAGGCCGACGAGCACGCGCACGAATGCGTGTGGCTCAGCGACCGGGCCGTACGGCACTCCGGCCCCGTCAAGGTGTACGGCTACTACCCCGAGCCGCCGCACACCCACGCCCGGGCCGTGGACGCCGACGTCAACGGGCAGGAGGACGGGCACGGGCTGATCATCAAGCCCGACGTCGACTTCCCGTCCGGGGTCTCGGGCGGCCCGCTGCTCGACCCGGTCACCGGGGCCGTGGTGGGACTGGTCAAGTCGCGGCGCAAACAGCAGGACGGCGGGAAGGCGGTCGCCATCGCGGCGCTGCGCCGGTTCGGCGAGACCTACCGCACCGTCATCGCCGCCCACGACCGCTGGCACGGCACCGAGCCCGTCTCCGAGAGCGGCGACAACTGGATCGACCAGCAGACCGGGCCCGGCGCCGACGGCGGCGCCGGCTGGACGCCTGCCGACCGGCGGAAGGCGCTGGACCTGCTGGCCGCGCTGCCCGCGCCGCCCGACGCGCCCACCGTCGAGATCCTCGCGACGCGCGCCCGCAGCGGCACCAAGTGGCCGGGCCCGACGCCCGAACTGCGCACCTGGCGCGACGGCTATGGACTGCTGTACGAGGGCGCGCATCCGCTCGACTCGCTCACCTTCCTGCGCTACCTCAGGTTCGTCGAGGCCTACGTGCGCTCCCGCGGCCGGCCGTGCCCCGAGCTGGGCGCCTGGATCGAACGGCGGCTGCGCAGGGACCTGCGTCGCGAGATGCACGCCTTCGTCCGCGAGGTACGGCTCCCGGACGAGTTGCGTCCCGTCCCGGCGCAGCGGCCCGACCGCGTCGTGATCCCGTATCCCGGCCCCGGCGAGGGTCCCACGGTCGCCGTCCTCCTCGACCCGGTGATCGGCTCGCAGCCCACCCGCTTCTTCTGGCAGATCTGGCTCGACGCCGGCGACGGCACGGGCGAGCCCGAGCTGTACGCGACCGACGACTCCGTGCACGGCCGGCTGCCCGGGGAACTGGTCCAGGCGCTGCGCAGGCCCCTGGGCGACCTGCTGCGTGCCAAGGACCGGGAGAACCGTCCGGTGCCGCTCGAGGTCGCCTTGCCCGCGGAGCACTTCGACACCGCGGTGCACCGCTGGCGGTTCGACGACATCGCCCAGCTCGACGACGCGGGACACCTCGGCGCGCGCCGCCGGGTGGTGCTGCGCTCCCTCGCGCGCCGGGGAGATCCGGACAAACTGTGGGCCGACCGCTGGCAGGCCATGACCGCCCAGCAGCGCTTCGTCGGCTGGCGCACCCCGCAGCGCGGTGTCGTGGCCACCGGCCGCGGCTACCGGGACGCGGGCTTCGACCGCATCCCCGTGATGTGCCGCCCGGCCGGCCGCGGCCCGGGGCGGAGCGCGATGAAGCTCGCCCTGGAGAACGGCCACGGCGTCGCCCTGTGGCACGTCGAGGGACACGTCACCCGCCTGTGCGCCGAGGACTGCGACGCCCTCTACGCCAAGGCGCAGGAGCTGCTCGGCACCCTCGGCTCGCTGGCCGAACTCCCCGACCGGCTGCGGCATCTGCGCCAGGACATCAGCGAGCGGCGCGCCGGCCACGGCTGGGCCGAACCGCTGGCGCTGCTCTACGACGACCCGCGCCGTCCGCTCCCCGCGGAGGAGACCGAGACCCTGGACGCCCCGCTGTGA
- a CDS encoding CU044_2847 family protein, giving the protein MSHIQDIELPNGVVVTARIGSADAYGDQEDVGFTEGARAKVEQLQELIAGVGGTVLDAARAAGPTEAAITFGVELTAKEGLAVAVLARGEAKASLQVTLTWQLDRQADPQVGSTGA; this is encoded by the coding sequence ATGAGTCACATCCAGGACATCGAACTGCCCAACGGCGTGGTGGTCACCGCCCGGATCGGCAGTGCCGACGCCTACGGCGACCAGGAGGACGTCGGCTTCACGGAGGGGGCGCGGGCCAAGGTCGAACAGCTGCAGGAACTGATCGCGGGTGTGGGCGGCACGGTGCTCGACGCCGCCCGTGCCGCCGGACCCACCGAGGCCGCCATCACCTTCGGCGTGGAGCTGACCGCCAAGGAAGGGCTGGCCGTCGCCGTCCTCGCCCGGGGAGAGGCGAAGGCCTCCCTCCAGGTGACCCTCACCTGGCAGCTCGACCGGCAGGCCGACCCCCAGGTGGGATCCACCGGCGCATGA
- a CDS encoding DUF6104 family protein, protein MYFTDRGIEELEKRRGEEEITFEWLAEQLRTFVDLNPDFEVPVERLATWLARLDDEDEE, encoded by the coding sequence ATGTACTTCACCGACCGAGGCATCGAAGAGCTGGAGAAGCGGCGCGGCGAGGAGGAGATCACCTTCGAGTGGCTCGCCGAGCAACTGCGCACCTTCGTCGATCTGAACCCGGACTTCGAGGTGCCGGTGGAGCGGCTGGCGACGTGGCTGGCGCGACTGGACGACGAGGACGAGGAGTAG